Below is a window of Phenylobacterium koreense DNA.
CCACGGTGAAGCCGACCACCGCCAGCCCGTCGATCTCGCTGAGCTTTTCGACGGCAAGACCGGCGTTCTTTGCGGCATTTTCCGCTGCAATCTTCAGCAGTTCCGTGGGGGAAGGAGAAACGCCGGGCTCGCCCCTGTACGTGAATTGCCCCGCGCCGATTAGAACTGGCGTCCTGTCGTCCATGCTGTCCTTCCCTCCACGGCCAAGTCAGGTGCGCGACGCATTGTTGAGCAGCGCAAAAAAGCGGATTTCCTGCGCTGATCGGATTGGAGGCGCCACCTGATCAAATTCTAGGCATTCCCATTATCGCACGATCCCGCGACGGAACCGCAAGCCCATGCCTCTTGTAGAGCTTGCCCGGAGCGTGCTCGTAGCCCTCGACCGCTTCGGCGGCGCACACGCGTGAGCTTGGTATGAAAAAAATCGAAGCCATCATCAAACCGTTCAAACTAGACGAAGTGAAAGAAGCTCTTCAGGAGCTCGGCGTCCAAGGCATGACGGTGATCGAGGCCAAGGGCTATGGTCGTCAGAAAGGCCACACCGAGCTTTATCGCGGCGCCGAGTACGTCGTGGACTTTCTACCTAAGATCAAGATCGAGGTGGTCGTGGCTGACGATCAACTCGAGGCTGCGCTGGAAGCCATCGTCAGCGCCGCGCGCACGGGCCGCATCGGGGACGGCAAGATCTTCGTTTCGGAAGTCTCGGACGTACTGCGCATCCGCACCGGAGAGACCGGCGCAGCGGCCGTCTGACACACGAGAATTTCGGACTTCTTCAAGGGGATACGACCATGGCCACCACCGCCAAGGACATTTTGGATCTGATCAAGGAAAAGGACGTCAAGTACGTCGACGTCCGCTTCACCGACATTCGCGGCAAGATGCAGCATGTCACCTTCGACATTGACCTTGTCGATGATGAGTTCCTCACCGACGGCACGATGTTCGACGGTTCGTCGATCGCGGGCTGGAAGGCCATCAACGAAAGCGACATGAAGCTGCGTCCGGACCTGGACACCGCGATCATCGACCCGTTCTACCAGCAGACCACGCTGGCCCTGATGTGCGACATCGTGAACCCGGACACGGGCACCCCGTACAACCGCGACCCGCGCTCGATCGCCAAGGCCGCGCTGAACTACGTGAAGTCCTCGGGCATCGGCGACACCGTCTTCTTCGGCCCGGAAGCCGAGTTCTTCATCTTCGACGACGTGCGCTGGTCCACCGCGCCGCACGACACCGGCTATTCCTATGACTCCACCGAACTACCGGTGAACTCGAACAAGGCCTATCCGGAAGGCAACATGGGCCATCGCCCGGGCCCGAAGGGCGGCTACTTCCCGGTCAACCCGGTCGACTCCTCCCAGGACCTGCGCGGCGAAATGCTGGCGGTCATGGGCGAGCTCGGCATGAAGCCGGA
It encodes the following:
- a CDS encoding P-II family nitrogen regulator → MKKIEAIIKPFKLDEVKEALQELGVQGMTVIEAKGYGRQKGHTELYRGAEYVVDFLPKIKIEVVVADDQLEAALEAIVSAARTGRIGDGKIFVSEVSDVLRIRTGETGAAAV